One stretch of Streptomyces agglomeratus DNA includes these proteins:
- a CDS encoding SpoIIE family protein phosphatase: protein MPSDRSEDERVPGPLRSEPGTLLEHVRVAVLGIDEHDRICYWGPGAQDLFGHAPAEALAGPADILLADAPPRAPGAPLPLAERGRTLGYWRGRMRARHRDGTVFDCGFRVFPVTGVGGASVVMALASRSDQLDRVKTNLAFLDSLFETCPIGLVMLDEDLRYVHLNQALADMDGLSIAEHLGRRMDEIMITSDDGEYRRMLREVAQEGRPVVGALVGVRTPGRPDRDQVRSVSFFPLSGAAGSRPGLGGLLVDVTDREQAIMEATAGRRRLALLNHAAATIGTTLDVNVTARELVDAAVPDFADASVVEVVQWMDEPEVFDPERPLITRRIASGTTLPPPATELVSGLEQVTYPPGSAIHRMLGTGSIVAVPVDDEFVTRTVVHRDRAQLLRDSGLTCILIAPLIARGTVQGLAMFGRSAARPAYTEQDHALAAELSSRAALCLDNARLYSRVQDIALTLQRALLPSALATSPSVEVAHRYVPGSHITEVGGDWYDVISLPGGRVALVVGDVMGHGVPAAAAMGRLRITAKALARHNQEPGDLLAELDACAQEAGIELATCLYISYDPATGRARIASAGHPPPLVRHPDGAVETISDVLGVPLGVGGQPFATTEAHLPEGAVLALYTDGLIEARGRDIEEGLDAARAELSGECGDLEAAADRMLAGLLPGPPDDDTVLVLARVHRAHSAP, encoded by the coding sequence GTGCCGTCAGACCGGTCGGAGGACGAGAGGGTTCCCGGTCCGCTCCGGTCGGAGCCCGGGACACTTCTGGAGCACGTACGCGTCGCGGTCCTCGGCATCGACGAGCACGACCGGATCTGTTACTGGGGACCCGGCGCGCAGGACCTCTTCGGGCACGCCCCTGCCGAGGCGCTGGCCGGACCTGCCGACATCCTCCTCGCGGATGCGCCGCCGCGCGCCCCCGGCGCACCGCTGCCACTGGCCGAGCGAGGACGCACGCTCGGCTACTGGCGCGGCCGGATGCGGGCCCGGCACCGGGACGGCACCGTGTTCGACTGCGGTTTCCGGGTGTTTCCGGTGACCGGTGTGGGAGGGGCCTCCGTGGTCATGGCGCTCGCCAGCCGGAGCGACCAGCTCGACCGGGTGAAGACCAATCTGGCCTTCCTCGACTCGCTCTTCGAGACCTGCCCGATCGGCCTGGTCATGCTCGACGAGGACCTGAGGTACGTCCACCTCAACCAGGCGCTCGCCGACATGGACGGTCTGTCCATAGCGGAGCACCTCGGCCGGCGGATGGACGAAATCATGATCACCTCGGACGACGGTGAGTACCGGCGCATGCTGCGGGAGGTCGCCCAGGAGGGCCGGCCGGTGGTGGGTGCGCTGGTGGGTGTCCGTACGCCCGGCCGCCCGGACCGCGACCAGGTGCGATCGGTGAGTTTCTTTCCCCTCAGCGGAGCGGCCGGCAGCCGGCCGGGGCTGGGCGGGCTGCTGGTGGACGTGACCGACCGCGAGCAGGCGATCATGGAGGCGACCGCCGGCCGCCGGCGACTGGCTCTGCTGAACCATGCCGCGGCCACCATCGGCACCACCCTTGACGTGAACGTCACCGCACGGGAACTCGTCGATGCCGCGGTACCGGACTTCGCCGACGCCTCCGTCGTGGAAGTCGTGCAGTGGATGGACGAGCCCGAGGTGTTCGACCCGGAGCGTCCGCTGATCACCCGCCGGATCGCCTCCGGCACCACCCTGCCGCCGCCCGCCACCGAACTCGTGAGCGGACTGGAGCAAGTAACCTATCCGCCCGGTTCCGCGATCCACCGGATGCTGGGAACGGGCAGCATCGTCGCCGTACCGGTGGACGACGAGTTCGTGACCCGGACCGTCGTACACCGGGACCGTGCTCAGCTGCTCCGGGACAGCGGCCTGACCTGCATTCTCATCGCCCCGCTCATCGCCCGGGGCACGGTCCAGGGCCTCGCCATGTTCGGCCGGTCCGCCGCCCGTCCCGCCTACACCGAACAGGACCACGCCCTGGCCGCCGAACTCTCCTCACGCGCCGCGCTCTGCCTGGACAACGCGCGCCTCTACAGCAGGGTGCAGGACATCGCACTCACCCTTCAGCGTGCCCTGCTGCCCAGTGCCCTGGCGACCAGCCCCTCTGTGGAGGTCGCCCACCGCTATGTGCCGGGCAGCCACATCACCGAGGTCGGCGGCGACTGGTACGACGTGATCAGCCTGCCCGGCGGCCGGGTCGCGCTGGTCGTCGGTGACGTCATGGGGCACGGTGTGCCGGCCGCCGCCGCCATGGGGCGGTTGCGCATCACGGCCAAGGCCCTCGCCCGGCACAACCAGGAACCGGGCGACCTGCTCGCCGAGCTGGACGCCTGTGCCCAAGAGGCCGGCATCGAGCTCGCGACCTGCCTCTACATCTCGTACGACCCCGCCACCGGACGCGCCCGTATCGCCAGCGCCGGGCATCCCCCGCCCCTGGTGCGGCACCCGGACGGCGCGGTCGAGACGATCAGCGATGTCCTGGGTGTCCCCCTCGGGGTGGGCGGCCAGCCCTTCGCGACGACCGAGGCGCACCTTCCCGAAGGCGCTGTTCTCGCCCTGTACACCGACGGCCTCATCGAGGCCCGTGGCCGGGACATCGAAGAGGGGCTGGACGCCGCGCGTGCCGAGCTCTCCGGCGAATGCGGCGACCTGGAGGCAGCGGCGGACCGCATGTTGGCCGGCCTGCTGCCCGGACCGCCCGACGACGACACGGTCCTCGTCCTCGCACGCGTCCACCGCGCCCACTCCGCCCCGTAG
- the nadE gene encoding ammonia-dependent NAD(+) synthetase: protein MSEPASIALQQEIARELQVAETFEAEREIERRVAFLAERLTSTGLRSLVLGISGGVDSTTTGRLCQLAVERARAAGHEARFYAMRLPYGVQADEHDAQLALSFIRADHVLTVDIKPASDAALEASLAGGVSFRDAHHQDFVHGNIKARQRMIAQYAVAGAHNGLVVGTDHAAEAVSGFFTKFGDGAADLVPLTGLTKRRVRAVADALGAPGELVWKVPTADLETLDPGKTDEDALGVTYNDIDDFLEGKPVDERVFETIVSRYRLTDHKRRLPIAP from the coding sequence GTGAGCGAGCCGGCGTCCATCGCCCTGCAACAGGAGATCGCCCGGGAACTCCAGGTCGCCGAGACCTTCGAGGCCGAGCGGGAGATCGAACGCCGAGTGGCCTTCCTCGCCGAGCGGCTGACGTCCACCGGTCTGCGCTCCCTCGTTCTCGGCATCAGCGGCGGCGTCGACTCCACCACCACCGGCCGACTGTGCCAGCTCGCCGTCGAGCGGGCCCGCGCCGCCGGGCACGAGGCACGGTTCTACGCGATGCGGCTGCCCTACGGAGTCCAGGCCGACGAGCACGACGCCCAGCTCGCGCTCTCCTTCATCCGGGCCGATCACGTACTGACCGTGGACATCAAGCCGGCGAGCGACGCCGCGCTCGAAGCCTCCCTGGCCGGCGGCGTGAGCTTCCGCGACGCCCACCACCAGGACTTCGTGCACGGCAACATCAAGGCCAGGCAGCGCATGATCGCCCAGTACGCGGTGGCCGGGGCGCACAACGGCCTGGTCGTCGGCACCGACCACGCCGCCGAGGCGGTCTCAGGTTTCTTCACGAAGTTCGGCGACGGCGCGGCCGACCTGGTCCCGCTGACCGGCCTGACCAAGCGCCGGGTGCGCGCCGTCGCGGACGCCCTGGGCGCGCCGGGCGAGCTGGTGTGGAAGGTCCCGACGGCCGACCTGGAGACCCTCGACCCGGGCAAGACCGACGAGGACGCGCTCGGGGTCACGTACAACGACATCGACGACTTCCTCGAGGGCAAGCCGGTGGACGAGCGGGTCTTCGAAACCATCGTCAGCCGCTACCGCCTCACCGACCACAAGCGCCGGCTGCCCATCGCCCCCTGA
- a CDS encoding class I SAM-dependent methyltransferase has translation METIANTQQAQAWNGPEGAYWAGRHDRFDALNSGFDDALFSAAAIDERDHVLDIGCGTGQTTRRAARQAKSGKAVGIDISAPMLERARAVTAQEGVPNAVFEEGDAQVHLFPSAGYDVVISRGGVMFFADHVAAFTNIGRALRSGGRMALICPHMPDPEGESAQVFAPVNALVREPSPAARGMMSLSDPARVLDVLTAAGFADVTTTRVEGTVHWGRDAGDAADFFFAMSPVRFNLEGVPDQVLAQAREQVTGALRQYESADGVRLRGAVWLVTATRP, from the coding sequence ATGGAGACGATCGCCAACACCCAGCAGGCGCAGGCATGGAACGGCCCCGAGGGCGCTTACTGGGCCGGTCGCCATGACCGGTTCGACGCGTTGAACAGCGGGTTCGACGACGCGCTGTTCAGTGCCGCAGCCATTGACGAGCGCGACCACGTGCTCGACATCGGGTGCGGAACCGGACAGACCACCCGCCGCGCAGCCCGCCAGGCCAAATCCGGTAAGGCGGTGGGAATCGACATCTCCGCGCCGATGCTGGAGAGGGCCCGTGCCGTGACAGCTCAGGAAGGCGTGCCCAACGCGGTCTTCGAGGAGGGAGACGCGCAGGTCCACCTCTTTCCGTCCGCCGGGTACGACGTGGTGATCAGCCGGGGAGGCGTCATGTTCTTCGCCGACCATGTCGCCGCGTTCACGAACATCGGTCGCGCTCTGCGGTCCGGCGGCCGGATGGCTCTCATCTGCCCGCACATGCCTGACCCCGAGGGGGAATCCGCTCAGGTGTTCGCTCCGGTGAACGCCCTTGTGCGCGAGCCCTCCCCGGCTGCCCGGGGGATGATGTCGCTGTCCGACCCGGCCCGCGTCCTCGACGTACTCACCGCCGCCGGGTTCGCCGATGTGACGACGACGCGCGTCGAGGGAACGGTCCACTGGGGGCGGGACGCCGGCGACGCCGCAGACTTCTTCTTCGCCATGAGCCCGGTCCGCTTCAACTTGGAGGGCGTCCCCGACCAGGTCCTCGCCCAGGCCCGGGAGCAGGTCACCGGTGCGCTTCGGCAGTACGAGTCCGCGGACGGGGTCCGCCTGCGCGGCGCTGTCTGGCTGGTGACGGCTACCCGCCCATGA
- a CDS encoding CBS domain-containing protein, with product MARKVREVMTAAPVTVGPQTSVGEVARVMRDEGIGAVLVAEGDELRGLVTDRDLAVRIVAREGDIADYSVADACSDELITVSLDDDLDRAVSLMRQHAVRRLPVVEDGLPVGIVSLGDLAVEHETDSALADISAADPNQ from the coding sequence ATGGCCAGGAAAGTGCGTGAAGTGATGACGGCTGCGCCCGTGACAGTGGGGCCGCAGACGTCGGTGGGCGAGGTGGCCCGGGTGATGCGGGACGAAGGCATCGGGGCGGTGCTCGTGGCCGAGGGCGACGAACTGCGTGGTCTGGTCACCGACCGGGACCTGGCGGTGCGGATCGTGGCGCGGGAGGGAGACATCGCGGACTACAGCGTGGCCGATGCCTGTAGCGACGAGCTGATCACCGTTTCGCTCGACGACGATCTCGACCGGGCTGTTTCACTGATGCGGCAGCACGCGGTACGGCGTCTGCCCGTGGTCGAGGACGGCCTGCCGGTCGGCATCGTCTCCCTGGGCGACTTGGCCGTCGAGCACGAGACGGACTCGGCCCTGGCTGACATCAGCGCCGCCGACCCCAACCAGTAA
- a CDS encoding alpha/beta fold hydrolase — protein MPELELSAGTIDYQDTGGDGPVVVLLHGVAMDGSLWRHVVAGLRDDFRCVVPTLPLGGHRRPMRPDADLSILGVARLVDEFLERLDLSDVTLVLSDWGGAQSLVADGRTTRIGRLVLTSCEAFDNYPPGLPGSNLVTFARLPGGLAMAFNMLRLKPMRRLPVTWGWMTKRPVPPEIMDAWFRPAISSPEIRRDLRKYVFSTPPKAELLAWSEALRTFDRPALVAWAAEDRVMPPSHGRRLAGLLPQAEFVEIADSYTLIPEDQPTVLTGHLREFLKGRQ, from the coding sequence ATGCCCGAGCTGGAACTCTCGGCGGGAACCATCGACTACCAGGACACCGGCGGTGACGGTCCCGTAGTCGTCCTTCTGCACGGCGTGGCCATGGACGGTTCGCTCTGGCGCCACGTCGTCGCCGGGCTCCGGGACGACTTCCGCTGCGTCGTCCCCACCCTCCCGCTCGGCGGCCACCGCCGACCGATGCGCCCGGACGCCGACCTGTCGATCCTCGGCGTTGCCCGGCTGGTGGACGAGTTCCTGGAACGGCTCGACCTGAGCGATGTCACGCTGGTGCTCAGCGACTGGGGCGGCGCGCAGAGCCTTGTCGCCGACGGCCGCACCACCCGCATCGGCCGGCTCGTACTCACCTCCTGTGAGGCCTTCGACAATTACCCGCCCGGCCTGCCGGGCAGCAACCTGGTCACCTTCGCCAGGCTGCCCGGCGGCCTGGCGATGGCCTTCAACATGCTCCGTTTGAAGCCCATGCGCCGACTTCCCGTGACCTGGGGCTGGATGACCAAGCGGCCTGTGCCGCCCGAGATCATGGATGCCTGGTTCCGGCCCGCGATCAGCTCGCCCGAGATCCGCCGCGATCTGCGCAAGTACGTTTTCAGCACACCTCCGAAGGCCGAGCTGCTCGCCTGGTCCGAGGCGCTTCGCACATTCGACCGCCCGGCACTCGTCGCCTGGGCCGCCGAGGACCGCGTGATGCCCCCGTCCCACGGCCGCCGCCTGGCCGGGCTCCTGCCGCAGGCCGAGTTCGTCGAGATCGCCGACAGCTACACCCTCATTCCCGAAGACCAGCCCACCGTCCTCACCGGCCACCTGCGGGAGTTCCTCAAGGGCCGGCAGTGA
- a CDS encoding SsgA family sporulation/cell division regulator yields MSDAGSTAPPPCRELSWKTVICQVTDECPVTLDTTFRYRSDDPFTVRIDFHLPLGPTVVWHLDRDMLMAGTQSPTGIGDIHLRPAPGPGNTDRVLMRLSSPEGIAMVDVDRVPLTEWLGETYVLVPAGTESGHLDWKPFHDALAS; encoded by the coding sequence ATGTCCGATGCCGGCTCAACCGCCCCACCGCCCTGCCGTGAACTTTCGTGGAAGACCGTGATCTGCCAGGTCACAGACGAGTGTCCCGTCACCCTGGACACGACCTTCCGCTATCGCTCCGACGATCCTTTCACCGTCCGGATCGACTTCCACCTCCCTCTCGGCCCGACGGTGGTCTGGCATCTGGACCGCGACATGCTCATGGCGGGCACGCAGTCCCCGACCGGCATCGGCGACATCCACCTCCGCCCTGCGCCCGGCCCCGGCAATACGGACCGCGTCCTGATGCGTCTGAGCAGCCCCGAAGGGATCGCCATGGTGGACGTCGATCGCGTACCGCTCACCGAATGGCTGGGCGAGACGTACGTGCTGGTGCCGGCCGGGACTGAGAGCGGTCACCTCGACTGGAAGCCGTTCCACGACGCCCTCGCCAGCTGA